From the Salinimicrobium tongyeongense genome, one window contains:
- a CDS encoding bifunctional UDP-3-O-[3-hydroxymyristoyl] N-acetylglucosamine deacetylase/3-hydroxyacyl-ACP dehydratase, with the protein MAKQRTISKEVSLQGVGLHTGNEVTLTFKPAPNNTGFCFVRTDLEGNPMVEADVNYVVNTQRGTNLEKDGVTIQTSEHVLAACVGLEIDNIFIELNAAEPPIMDGSSKFFIEALQEAGIEEQECEREEYVVTDVIRYHDEKTGSEILVMPADDYQVTTMVDFGTKVLGTQNASLQKLSDFKSEISNARTFSFLHEIETLLEHGLIKGGDLNNAIVYVDKELSPETMDKLRVAFKKDNIAVKPNGILDNLTLHYPNEAARHKLLDVIGDLALVGTRIRGKVIANKPGHYVNTQFAKKLSKIIKAEKRNNVPKYDLDKEPLMDVNEIMNILPHRPPFILVDKIIELTRDTVVGVKNVTMNEPFFVGHFPGKPVMPGVLQVEAMAQTGGILALKSVPDPENYLTFFMKIDNVKFKRQVVPGDTLIFKLELLAPIRRGICQMQGYAYANGKLVTEAILMAQIVKQK; encoded by the coding sequence ATGGCTAAACAACGCACCATAAGTAAAGAAGTTTCTTTACAGGGAGTGGGGCTTCACACAGGTAATGAAGTCACTCTTACATTTAAACCGGCTCCAAACAATACCGGTTTCTGTTTTGTAAGAACAGATCTTGAAGGGAATCCTATGGTGGAAGCCGATGTTAATTATGTGGTTAACACTCAAAGGGGCACCAACCTTGAAAAGGACGGGGTAACTATACAAACTTCAGAACACGTGCTCGCAGCCTGTGTGGGTCTTGAAATAGACAATATCTTTATTGAGCTCAATGCTGCTGAACCTCCTATTATGGATGGTTCTTCAAAGTTCTTTATCGAAGCCCTTCAGGAAGCCGGTATCGAAGAACAGGAGTGTGAAAGGGAAGAGTACGTGGTGACTGATGTGATTCGTTACCACGACGAAAAAACCGGAAGTGAGATCCTTGTGATGCCTGCCGATGATTACCAGGTGACTACCATGGTAGATTTTGGTACTAAAGTGCTTGGTACTCAAAACGCTTCTCTTCAGAAGTTATCCGATTTTAAATCTGAAATTTCAAATGCGCGAACTTTCAGTTTCTTACATGAAATTGAGACCCTATTGGAGCATGGGCTCATAAAAGGAGGGGATCTTAACAATGCCATTGTTTATGTAGACAAGGAGCTAAGCCCCGAGACTATGGATAAACTAAGGGTGGCTTTCAAAAAAGACAATATCGCAGTCAAACCTAACGGGATTCTTGATAACCTTACGCTGCATTATCCAAATGAAGCGGCCAGGCATAAACTCCTGGATGTGATAGGAGACCTGGCTTTGGTGGGAACGCGTATACGTGGAAAAGTAATTGCCAACAAACCCGGGCATTACGTGAACACCCAGTTTGCTAAAAAGCTTTCTAAAATCATCAAAGCCGAAAAGCGGAACAATGTTCCAAAATATGATCTTGACAAAGAGCCTTTGATGGACGTTAATGAGATCATGAACATACTCCCTCACCGCCCTCCGTTTATTCTGGTAGACAAGATCATAGAATTGACCCGAGATACTGTGGTGGGTGTCAAAAATGTCACTATGAACGAACCTTTTTTTGTAGGGCATTTCCCGGGGAAACCTGTTATGCCGGGCGTGCTGCAGGTAGAGGCTATGGCGCAAACCGGCGGGATTTTGGCACTAAAATCTGTGCCCGATCCAGAAAATTACCTCACTTTCTTTATGAAGATCGATAATGTAAAATTCAAAAGACAGGTAGTGCCGGGTGATACACTCATTTTTAAATTGGAACTACTGGCGCCAATAAGAAGAGGAATATGCCAAATGCAGGGATATGCTTATGCTAACGGCAAGCTCGTGACAGAAGCCATTTTAATGGCTCAAATTGTAAAACAAAAATAA
- the lpxA gene encoding acyl-ACP--UDP-N-acetylglucosamine O-acyltransferase, translated as MNQPLAYVHPGAKIAKNVVIEPFTTIHNNVVIGEGTWIGSNVTIMEGARIGKNCNIFPGAVISAVPQDKKFNDEDTLTEIGDNTTIRECVTINRGTTDRMKTKIGSNCWIMAYCHIAHDCVVGDNCIFSNNSTLAGHINVGDYVVLAGMAAIQQFCSIGSHAFVTGGSLVRKDVPPFVKAGREPLSYVGVNSIGLRRRGFSTEKIREIQDIYRILYQKNYNNTQAVAIIEAEMEATSERDDILEFIKNSQRGIMKGYISTN; from the coding sequence ATGAATCAACCCTTAGCATACGTTCATCCCGGAGCCAAGATTGCAAAGAATGTGGTGATTGAGCCTTTTACCACCATCCACAACAACGTGGTTATAGGTGAAGGTACCTGGATAGGATCGAATGTTACTATTATGGAAGGGGCGAGGATCGGAAAGAACTGTAATATTTTTCCCGGTGCCGTTATTTCTGCTGTTCCTCAGGACAAAAAATTTAATGACGAAGATACACTTACCGAAATTGGCGATAATACCACAATTAGGGAATGTGTGACCATTAACCGTGGTACAACCGACAGGATGAAGACCAAGATTGGCAGTAATTGCTGGATCATGGCTTACTGTCACATTGCGCACGACTGTGTGGTGGGAGACAACTGTATTTTTTCCAATAACAGTACTCTGGCCGGTCACATTAATGTGGGCGATTATGTGGTGCTTGCAGGTATGGCTGCTATTCAGCAGTTCTGCAGCATAGGGAGTCACGCCTTTGTAACCGGTGGTTCATTGGTGCGTAAGGATGTTCCTCCCTTCGTAAAAGCGGGTAGGGAGCCCTTGTCTTACGTGGGGGTGAACTCAATAGGCCTGAGACGCCGTGGTTTTTCTACGGAAAAGATCAGGGAGATCCAGGATATTTACCGAATCCTCTATCAAAAGAACTACAACAATACCCAGGCAGTGGCCATCATCGAAGCCGAAATGGAAGCAACTTCCGAAAGAGATGATATTTTAGAATTTATCAAAAATTCCCAGCGCGGAATCATGAAAGGATATATTAGTACAAATTAA
- the efp gene encoding elongation factor P: protein MASTSDIRNGLCIRYNHDIFKIIEFLHVKPGKGPAFVRTKLKSVTTGKVIENTFSAGHKIDDVRVETHKFQFLYNDGEFYHFMNTEDYTQIRLTENALDAPGLLKEGEVVTILINTEDQMPLSVEMPASVILEVTHTEPGVKGNTATNATKPATVETGAEVNVPLFINEGDKIKIETEKGTYKERIKE, encoded by the coding sequence ATGGCAAGTACAAGTGATATTAGAAACGGGTTGTGCATAAGATACAACCACGATATCTTCAAAATTATTGAATTCCTTCACGTAAAGCCCGGTAAAGGTCCTGCTTTCGTAAGAACAAAACTAAAAAGTGTGACTACCGGAAAGGTGATTGAAAATACCTTTTCTGCAGGTCACAAGATTGATGACGTTAGGGTAGAAACCCATAAGTTCCAGTTCCTTTATAACGACGGGGAATTCTACCACTTCATGAATACCGAAGATTACACCCAGATTCGCCTTACGGAAAATGCACTGGATGCACCGGGGCTTCTTAAAGAAGGGGAAGTGGTTACGATCCTGATTAACACCGAAGATCAAATGCCGCTTTCTGTAGAGATGCCTGCAAGTGTGATTCTTGAAGTAACCCATACAGAGCCCGGAGTAAAAGGGAACACTGCAACCAACGCTACCAAGCCTGCGACAGTAGAGACTGGTGCCGAAGTTAACGTTCCGCTTTTTATCAATGAAGGGGATAAGATCAAGATCGAAACCGAAAAAGGAACCTATAAGGAAAGAATAAAGGAGTAG